One genomic segment of Clostridium saccharoperbutylacetonicum N1-4(HMT) includes these proteins:
- the rimM gene encoding ribosome maturation factor RimM (Essential for efficient processing of 16S rRNA), with amino-acid sequence MVKLFKIGQIVNTHGVKGEVKVYPLTEDVNKFKRLKTVLVDGVEKNILGVKFQKDRVILKIEGIDSMNDAETYKQKYIEIPRDNEPELPPDTYYVVDLKECTVYDTNEKEIGRIFDVISTPNNDVYWVKEPKEVLIPVLRDIVLSVDIDLKKVVIKPVGEWQDED; translated from the coding sequence ATGGTAAAGTTATTTAAAATAGGCCAGATTGTAAATACTCATGGAGTTAAGGGGGAAGTTAAAGTATACCCATTAACAGAGGATGTTAATAAATTCAAACGCTTAAAAACTGTTTTAGTAGATGGAGTAGAAAAAAATATACTTGGAGTTAAGTTCCAAAAGGATAGAGTTATTTTAAAAATAGAAGGAATAGATTCTATGAATGATGCTGAAACTTATAAACAAAAGTATATTGAAATACCACGAGATAACGAACCAGAGCTACCACCAGATACTTATTATGTTGTGGATTTAAAGGAATGTACTGTTTATGATACTAATGAAAAAGAAATAGGCAGGATTTTTGATGTAATTAGTACACCTAATAACGATGTATACTGGGTTAAAGAACCTAAGGAAGTTTTAATACCGGTTCTTAGAGACATAGTTCTTAGTGTTGATATAGATTTAAAAAAGGTTGTTATTAAACCAGTAGGTGAATGGCAAGATGAAGATTAG
- the trmD gene encoding tRNA (guanosine(37)-N1)-methyltransferase TrmD, protein MKISILTLFPEMFSIFDHSIIGRARENNIIDIDLLNIRDYTLNKHKKVDDYPYGGGAGMVMAAQPIVDTIRKVKEDNKGKVVFLGPRGKKFNQEIAKELSKEDNLIFLCGHYEGIDERVYKYIDMEISLGDFVLTGGEMAAIPVIDSILRLIPGVLGKEESFMEESFYNGLLEYPQYTRPEEFEGDKVPDILLSGHHENIRKWRRLKSLEITKKRRPDLYKNVVLTKEDIKLLKNKR, encoded by the coding sequence ATGAAGATTAGTATATTAACATTGTTTCCAGAAATGTTTTCGATTTTTGACCATAGTATTATTGGAAGAGCAAGAGAAAATAATATAATAGATATAGATCTATTAAACATAAGAGATTATACCTTAAATAAGCATAAAAAGGTTGATGATTATCCTTATGGTGGTGGTGCTGGAATGGTAATGGCAGCCCAGCCAATAGTTGATACAATAAGGAAGGTAAAAGAAGATAATAAAGGTAAAGTTGTTTTTCTAGGACCTAGAGGGAAAAAATTTAATCAAGAAATTGCTAAAGAGTTATCTAAAGAAGATAATCTTATATTTTTGTGTGGACATTATGAAGGCATAGATGAAAGAGTTTATAAGTATATTGACATGGAAATTTCTCTTGGAGATTTTGTTCTGACTGGAGGAGAAATGGCGGCAATTCCTGTTATAGATTCTATTCTTAGGTTAATACCAGGTGTTTTAGGTAAGGAAGAAAGTTTTATGGAAGAATCTTTTTATAATGGATTGTTAGAATATCCTCAGTATACTAGGCCAGAAGAATTTGAAGGAGATAAGGTTCCAGATATTTTGTTATCAGGGCATCATGAAAACATTAGGAAATGGAGAAGGCTGAAATCTCTTGAGATAACTAAAAAAAGAAGGCCAGACTTATATAAAAATGTTGTATTAACTAAAGAAGATATTAAGCTGTTAAAAAATAAAAGATAA
- the rplS gene encoding 50S ribosomal protein L19, protein MNEIIRAIEAEQIRTDLPNFAIGDTVKVYVKIQEGNKERIQMFEGTVIKKQNGGLRETFTVRRVAYGTGVERTFPMNAPIIDKIEIARKGKVRRAKLYYLRDRVGKAAKVKELLTR, encoded by the coding sequence ATGAACGAAATAATTAGAGCTATAGAAGCTGAACAAATCAGAACTGACTTACCTAACTTTGCTATCGGAGATACTGTAAAGGTATATGTTAAAATCCAAGAAGGTAACAAAGAAAGAATTCAAATGTTCGAAGGTACTGTTATTAAGAAACAAAATGGTGGATTAAGAGAAACTTTCACTGTAAGAAGAGTTGCTTATGGAACTGGAGTTGAAAGAACATTCCCAATGAATGCGCCAATCATCGACAAAATTGAAATCGCTAGAAAAGGTAAAGTTAGAAGAGCTAAACTTTACTACTTAAGAGATAGAGTTGGTAAGGCTGCTAAAGTTAAAGAGTTATTAACTAGATAG
- the ylqF gene encoding ribosome biogenesis GTPase YlqF, which translates to MAINWFPGHMKKTQREIKENLKLVDAVIEIRDARIPRSSANPDIEKLLEGKPRIILLNKSDLTDSNVTKEWIDYLTNDIVRVLEVNCLKGDGLKNIKPMLLNLLKEKHDRLRAKGMVNIMMRVMVVGIPNVGKSTFINKMARNNIAKTGDRPGVTKSKQWIKTGAGIELLDTPGVLWPKFEDDETALNLAFTGAIKDEIMDIEELALKLVDRLQESYEAKLKERYKLTEVFENPLDTLDAIGKKRGTLISGGQIDYNRLAVILLDEFRAGKMGKISLERPGEEENEDN; encoded by the coding sequence ATGGCAATTAATTGGTTTCCGGGACATATGAAAAAGACTCAAAGAGAAATTAAAGAAAATTTAAAGCTGGTAGATGCTGTAATTGAAATAAGAGATGCCAGAATTCCAAGAAGTTCAGCAAATCCTGATATTGAAAAATTATTAGAAGGAAAGCCAAGAATTATACTTTTAAATAAAAGTGATTTAACTGATAGTAATGTTACTAAGGAATGGATCGACTATTTAACAAATGATATTGTTAGAGTTTTAGAAGTAAATTGTTTGAAAGGCGATGGATTAAAAAATATAAAACCTATGTTGTTAAATCTTTTAAAAGAAAAGCATGATAGATTAAGAGCAAAAGGTATGGTTAACATAATGATGAGAGTTATGGTAGTTGGTATACCTAATGTTGGAAAGTCAACATTTATAAATAAAATGGCAAGGAATAATATTGCTAAAACTGGAGATAGACCAGGTGTTACAAAAAGCAAACAATGGATAAAAACTGGAGCTGGAATTGAACTTTTAGATACACCAGGAGTACTATGGCCAAAATTCGAAGATGATGAAACAGCATTGAATTTAGCTTTTACAGGGGCTATAAAAGATGAAATAATGGATATTGAAGAATTAGCCTTGAAGCTTGTTGATAGATTACAGGAAAGCTATGAAGCTAAATTAAAGGAAAGATATAAATTGACGGAGGTTTTTGAAAACCCGTTAGATACTTTGGATGCTATTGGTAAAAAAAGAGGTACTTTAATTTCAGGTGGACAAATTGATTATAATAGATTAGCGGTTATTTTACTTGATGAATTTAGGGCAGGTAAAATGGGAAAAATTTCATTAGAGCGTCCAGGAGAAGAAGAAAATGAGGATAATTAA
- a CDS encoding ribonuclease HII — MRIINEGIAALSFSEIKAEISQIPVIDYYRNGKLSEVIKCFENEKRKNVLSIKTRIEKELDSYLTEINRVKKMYEFDKAFGNYKYVAGVDEVGRGPLAGPIVACSVILDLNVLDEDLILYLNDSKKVKESKREELSEIIKEKAVSYSIAVSSNEEIDEKGIAFSNNKVFLDSCNSLTVKPDLVLSDGYLVKNIQIENKSVIKGDTKSASIAAASIVAKVYRDNLMKKYAEKYPYYDFEKNVGYGTPNHIEALKAYGKCEIHRNSFLTKLL, encoded by the coding sequence ATGAGGATAATTAATGAAGGGATAGCAGCATTATCATTTTCTGAAATAAAAGCTGAAATAAGTCAGATTCCAGTAATCGACTATTATAGAAATGGGAAGCTGTCAGAAGTAATAAAATGTTTTGAAAATGAAAAAAGAAAGAATGTATTATCGATAAAAACTAGGATTGAAAAAGAATTAGATTCCTATTTAACTGAAATTAATAGAGTTAAAAAAATGTATGAATTTGATAAAGCTTTTGGAAATTATAAATATGTTGCAGGCGTAGATGAGGTTGGAAGAGGCCCTCTAGCAGGACCAATTGTTGCATGTAGTGTTATATTGGATTTGAATGTTCTAGATGAGGACTTGATTTTATATTTAAATGATTCTAAAAAAGTAAAAGAATCTAAACGAGAGGAACTTTCAGAAATTATAAAAGAAAAAGCTGTGAGTTATAGTATTGCAGTTTCTTCTAATGAGGAAATTGATGAAAAAGGAATAGCTTTTTCAAATAACAAAGTATTCTTAGATAGTTGTAATTCTTTAACTGTGAAGCCTGATTTGGTATTATCTGATGGATATTTAGTGAAAAATATTCAAATAGAAAATAAATCAGTAATAAAAGGTGATACAAAAAGTGCAAGTATTGCAGCGGCATCAATTGTAGCTAAGGTATATAGAGATAATCTTATGAAGAAGTATGCTGAAAAGTATCCATATTATGATTTTGAAAAGAATGTTGGATATGGAACACCAAATCATATTGAAGCATTAAAGGCTTATGGAAAATGTGAGATACACAGAAATAGTTTTTTAACTAAGTTGTTATAA
- a CDS encoding YraN family protein, which produces MKRSNKDIGSYCEELATQYLKNKNYNILDRNFRNHLGEIDIICIKNNLLIILEVKGRYNYSFGLPKESVNYTKQMSIINITKSYINYKKLFNINIRFDIIEVYLNSYNTLFKINHITDAFRL; this is translated from the coding sequence TTGAAAAGATCAAATAAAGATATCGGGAGCTATTGTGAAGAATTAGCCACTCAATACCTTAAGAATAAAAATTATAATATATTAGACAGAAATTTTAGAAATCATTTAGGAGAAATAGATATAATATGTATAAAAAATAATTTATTAATAATTCTTGAAGTCAAAGGTAGATATAATTACAGTTTTGGATTACCAAAAGAATCAGTTAATTATACAAAACAAATGTCCATAATAAACATTACTAAATCATATATTAATTATAAAAAACTATTTAATATCAATATAAGATTTGATATTATTGAAGTTTATTTAAATTCATATAATACATTATTTAAAATAAATCATATAACTGATGCATTCAGATTATAA
- a CDS encoding YifB family Mg chelatase-like AAA ATPase: MAVKIISATHNGLEGFLIKVEVDITKGLPMFNIVGLPDASVKEAKERVRSAIINCGFEFPLGRITINLAPADVRKIGSLLDLPIAIGILMESGQICKKNIENCMVFGELSLFGELKGIKGTIPIIIEGAKEKINKFVFPYENLKESYYFKGVEYYPLKNLKEVISYITYEDILPYEEENCLQEENNYEALDYGDVIGQYSAKRALEIAAAGKHNIILYGEPGCGKTMLVKALISILPSLSQDELIETAKIYSACGLINKISHINRPFRSPHHTITKQALIGGGKEIKPGEITLAHNGVLFLDEILEFKKEVLETLREPLEEKNVNINRISGSYQMPADFMLVGAFNPIENNEDKDFTDNKYYFNTRINKYNKKISSALLDRIDILNYVPRLNYEEIENNKDSYNSEVMRENVFRARETQKERFKNTGYKYNSDLRGKDIFEICRVDQRCTDILKQYYNTSNVSLRGFGKVIKLSRTIADIDNKKDILEGHILEAFSYRKNINGEII; encoded by the coding sequence ATGGCAGTGAAAATAATTAGTGCAACGCACAATGGTTTAGAAGGTTTCTTAATAAAAGTGGAAGTAGATATAACAAAGGGGTTACCAATGTTTAATATAGTCGGACTTCCAGATGCATCAGTAAAGGAAGCGAAAGAAAGAGTTAGGTCAGCAATTATAAATTGTGGATTTGAGTTTCCTTTAGGAAGAATTACAATAAATTTGGCTCCGGCAGATGTGAGAAAGATAGGGTCTCTTCTGGATTTACCTATCGCTATTGGAATATTAATGGAGTCTGGACAAATTTGTAAGAAAAACATCGAAAATTGTATGGTGTTTGGTGAGTTATCACTATTTGGTGAACTTAAGGGTATAAAAGGAACCATACCAATAATAATAGAAGGAGCAAAGGAAAAAATAAATAAGTTTGTTTTTCCTTATGAAAATTTAAAAGAAAGTTATTACTTTAAAGGTGTGGAATACTATCCTTTAAAGAATTTAAAGGAAGTTATTTCTTATATTACATATGAAGATATACTTCCATATGAAGAAGAGAATTGTTTACAAGAAGAGAACAATTATGAAGCATTGGATTATGGAGATGTAATAGGGCAGTATTCAGCTAAAAGAGCTTTAGAAATTGCTGCAGCTGGAAAGCATAATATTATTTTATATGGTGAACCTGGATGTGGTAAAACAATGCTTGTAAAGGCATTAATTTCAATATTACCGTCATTATCTCAAGATGAGTTAATAGAGACTGCTAAAATTTATAGTGCGTGTGGACTTATTAATAAAATTTCGCACATTAACAGACCGTTTAGATCCCCGCATCATACAATAACAAAGCAAGCATTGATTGGCGGTGGCAAAGAAATAAAACCAGGAGAAATAACTCTTGCGCATAATGGCGTGTTGTTTTTAGATGAGATTTTAGAATTTAAAAAAGAAGTTTTAGAAACGTTAAGAGAACCTCTTGAAGAGAAAAATGTAAATATAAATCGAATTAGCGGAAGCTATCAGATGCCAGCAGATTTTATGTTAGTTGGAGCATTTAATCCTATTGAAAATAATGAGGATAAAGATTTTACAGATAATAAATACTATTTTAATACAAGAATAAATAAATATAATAAAAAAATTTCTAGTGCTCTTTTAGATAGAATTGATATTTTGAATTATGTGCCTAGGTTAAATTATGAGGAAATTGAAAATAATAAAGATTCGTATAATTCAGAAGTAATGAGGGAAAATGTTTTTAGAGCAAGAGAAACTCAAAAGGAAAGGTTTAAGAATACAGGGTATAAATATAATTCTGATTTAAGAGGAAAGGATATATTTGAAATCTGTAGAGTTGATCAAAGATGTACTGATATTTTAAAACAATATTATAATACATCAAATGTGTCTTTAAGAGGGTTTGGTAAAGTTATTAAATTATCAAGGACGATAGCAGATATTGATAATAAAAAAGATATTTTAGAGGGGCATATTTTAGAAGCATTTAGCTATAGGAAAAATATTAATGGAGAAATTATATAA
- the dprA gene encoding DNA-processing protein DprA, which produces MDYDLWLILIEISNYQKIKLIKKYKTAENVYNNFENILKENEVVRKKLKNFQKEDLNYAVLKLKEVIAREKINYITYANPLYTEKLSGILSAPFFLFYKGNIDVINNKSIGVVGARKCSSYGIAVTKLLTKELITNNITLISGGARGVDSIAHKTALENDGYNICVLGCGIDIAYPTENKVLFSKIAEKGVVISEFLPGTRPLRENFPKRNRIISGLSSGVVVTEASEKSGSLITARLTLQQQKTVAVVPGSILYAGSSGSNKLIRDGASICTDKEDLKSLLSLEHIDIGPMNFTPEKSEILDLITDSPIHIDDIFKNTSVDRGALYALLFEMQIKSEIICLPGNYYVKTI; this is translated from the coding sequence ATGGATTATGATTTATGGTTGATACTTATTGAAATATCAAATTATCAAAAAATAAAATTAATAAAAAAATATAAAACTGCAGAAAATGTATATAATAATTTTGAGAATATTCTAAAAGAAAATGAAGTTGTAAGAAAAAAATTAAAAAATTTTCAAAAAGAAGATTTGAATTATGCAGTATTGAAATTAAAGGAAGTAATAGCTAGAGAAAAAATAAACTATATTACATATGCAAATCCCTTGTATACAGAGAAATTGAGCGGGATTCTAAGTGCTCCATTTTTCCTGTTTTATAAAGGAAATATAGATGTAATTAATAACAAATCCATAGGAGTTGTGGGAGCGAGAAAATGCTCAAGTTATGGAATTGCTGTAACAAAACTCTTGACAAAGGAGCTTATTACTAATAATATTACGCTTATAAGCGGAGGTGCAAGAGGAGTAGATTCAATTGCACATAAAACTGCTTTAGAAAATGATGGATATAACATATGTGTCCTAGGTTGTGGCATAGATATAGCATATCCAACGGAAAATAAAGTGCTATTTTCAAAAATAGCTGAAAAAGGTGTAGTGATTTCAGAATTTTTACCTGGAACTAGACCACTCAGGGAGAATTTCCCTAAGAGAAATAGAATAATTAGTGGACTTAGTAGCGGAGTAGTAGTAACTGAAGCATCAGAAAAAAGTGGATCGTTAATAACAGCAAGGCTTACGCTTCAACAACAAAAAACTGTTGCTGTTGTGCCTGGTTCTATATTATATGCTGGTTCAAGTGGATCAAATAAGTTAATTAGAGATGGTGCTAGTATATGTACTGATAAAGAAGATCTAAAAAGCTTATTAAGCTTGGAACATATCGATATTGGACCTATGAATTTTACACCAGAAAAAAGTGAAATATTAGATTTAATTACTGATTCACCAATTCACATAGATGATATTTTTAAAAATACGTCTGTTGATAGAGGAGCTTTATATGCACTACTATTTGAGATGCAAATAAAAAGTGAAATTATTTGCCTACCGGGGAATTACTATGTGAAAACAATTTAA
- the topA gene encoding type I DNA topoisomerase codes for MGQKLVIVESPAKAKTIGKYLGKNYTVEASMGHVRDLPKSTLGVDIENNYTPKYITIRGKGELIDKLRKAAKKADKVYLATDPDREGEAISWHLANILKISDDDTCRIVFNEVTKSAVKASIKEARKIDLDLVDAQQARRVLDRLVGYEISPILWKNVKWGLSAGRVQSAALKLICDREKEINDFIPKEYWSIDCTLKKEKKKFPVRLSTYKGKKIEIEKEDIANDILKELKTGDFIVQSIKKGKKSRNPLPPFTTSTLQQDANRKLNFMTKRTMSIAQGLYEGVEVKGYGTVGLITYMRTDSVRISEEAQERAKEYIGSTYGKEYLPNYPRIYKGKKNIQDAHEAIRPTYVEITPEVAKENLTAEQYKLYSLIWNRFVASQMASCELNTNSIDILNGDYKFKASGSIISFDGFMKIYEYSNEDDENSVMLPELEENEKLKVDSLEGTQHFTQPAPRYTEASFVKLLEEKEIGRPSTYVPTISTLLGRNYVIREKKNLVPTELGGIVNNIVSEYFKQIVDIDFTADMEKKLDDVEEGNENWTKIVEEFFGPLKVAIEKAEKEISKVVIEDKVSDVKCEKCGRMMVIKRGRFGEFLACPGYPECKNAKPIVEELDVPCPECGKAIVAKKSKKGKKFFGCVGYPECKFVSWYEPVKEKCPKCNSYMVLKYSKTKGKFVQCSNTECDYTEKLKDENQEQN; via the coding sequence ATGGGTCAAAAACTTGTAATTGTTGAATCGCCAGCAAAAGCTAAAACAATAGGAAAATATTTAGGAAAAAATTATACAGTAGAAGCATCTATGGGACATGTTAGAGATTTACCTAAAAGTACTTTAGGAGTTGATATAGAAAATAACTATACCCCTAAGTATATAACTATTAGAGGAAAGGGCGAATTAATTGATAAATTAAGAAAAGCTGCAAAGAAAGCAGATAAAGTTTATCTTGCTACCGACCCTGATAGAGAAGGGGAAGCTATTTCTTGGCATCTAGCTAATATTTTAAAAATTTCTGACGATGATACTTGTAGAATTGTATTTAATGAGGTTACTAAATCAGCTGTAAAAGCATCTATTAAAGAAGCTAGAAAGATAGATTTGGATTTAGTTGATGCACAGCAAGCAAGAAGAGTATTAGATAGACTTGTGGGGTATGAAATAAGTCCGATTTTATGGAAAAATGTTAAGTGGGGACTTAGCGCAGGAAGAGTACAATCAGCTGCATTGAAATTAATATGTGATAGGGAAAAAGAAATTAATGATTTTATTCCTAAAGAATATTGGTCAATAGATTGCACACTTAAAAAAGAAAAAAAGAAATTTCCAGTGAGACTTTCAACATATAAAGGAAAAAAGATTGAGATAGAAAAAGAAGATATAGCAAATGATATTCTAAAAGAATTAAAAACCGGAGATTTTATTGTTCAATCAATAAAAAAAGGTAAGAAAAGTAGAAATCCACTTCCACCTTTTACAACAAGTACACTTCAACAAGATGCAAACAGAAAATTAAATTTTATGACTAAAAGGACTATGTCTATAGCTCAGGGACTTTATGAAGGAGTTGAAGTAAAGGGATACGGAACTGTTGGTTTAATAACATATATGAGGACAGATTCAGTAAGAATTTCTGAAGAAGCACAAGAAAGAGCAAAAGAGTATATAGGAAGTACTTATGGAAAAGAATATTTACCAAATTATCCTAGAATATACAAAGGTAAAAAGAATATTCAAGATGCCCATGAAGCAATAAGGCCTACATATGTGGAAATTACGCCTGAAGTTGCAAAAGAAAACTTAACAGCAGAGCAATATAAATTATATTCATTAATATGGAATAGATTTGTAGCAAGTCAAATGGCTTCATGTGAGTTAAATACAAATTCTATAGATATATTAAATGGTGATTATAAGTTTAAAGCATCTGGATCGATAATTTCATTTGATGGTTTTATGAAGATATATGAATACTCTAATGAAGATGATGAAAATTCAGTAATGTTACCGGAATTAGAGGAAAATGAAAAACTTAAAGTAGATTCACTTGAAGGAACTCAGCATTTTACTCAACCAGCACCAAGATATACAGAAGCTTCATTTGTAAAATTATTAGAGGAAAAAGAAATAGGTAGACCAAGTACCTATGTACCAACAATTTCGACTTTGCTTGGAAGAAATTATGTTATTCGTGAAAAGAAAAACTTAGTGCCTACAGAACTTGGGGGAATAGTAAATAACATAGTAAGTGAATATTTTAAGCAAATAGTAGATATTGATTTTACAGCAGATATGGAGAAAAAACTTGATGATGTCGAAGAAGGAAATGAAAATTGGACTAAAATAGTGGAAGAGTTTTTTGGACCATTAAAAGTTGCCATAGAAAAAGCTGAGAAAGAAATATCAAAAGTGGTTATTGAAGATAAAGTAAGTGATGTAAAATGTGAAAAATGTGGGCGAATGATGGTTATTAAAAGAGGAAGATTTGGTGAATTTTTAGCATGTCCAGGGTATCCAGAGTGTAAAAATGCTAAACCTATAGTTGAAGAACTAGATGTTCCTTGTCCTGAGTGCGGTAAAGCAATTGTAGCTAAGAAAAGTAAAAAGGGAAAGAAATTTTTTGGATGTGTTGGATATCCAGAATGTAAATTTGTAAGTTGGTATGAACCAGTTAAAGAAAAATGTCCTAAATGTAATTCTTATATGGTATTGAAGTATTCGAAAACAAAGGGGAAATTTGTACAATGTTCAAATACTGAGTGTGATTATACAGAAAAATTGAAGGATGAAAATCAAGAACAAAATTAA
- the codY gene encoding GTP-sensing pleiotropic transcriptional regulator CodY, protein MTSLLNKTRMLNKILQKSGTEPVAFQDICTLLSEVLECNAYIISKKGKVLGYTFGNDFECEAMEKKVIEDKRFPEDYNNTLLEVNDTLANLPNEGRCVFQEIGKCKKVDKLSTIVPIIGSRERIGTLILARFGNPFTDEDLVLVEYSATIVGMEMLRAMQDEIAEDTRKKAVVQLAIGTLSYSELEAVEHIFDELNGNEGLLVASKIADKVGITRSVIVNALRKFESAGVIESRSLGMKGTYIRILNEKLIEELRKIK, encoded by the coding sequence ATGACATCATTATTAAATAAAACTAGAATGTTAAATAAAATTCTACAGAAATCTGGTACAGAACCTGTAGCATTTCAAGATATATGTACATTATTAAGCGAAGTTCTTGAATGTAATGCATACATAATAAGTAAAAAAGGTAAAGTGCTAGGATACACATTTGGAAATGATTTTGAATGTGAAGCAATGGAGAAAAAAGTTATAGAAGATAAGAGATTTCCAGAAGATTACAATAACACATTGTTGGAAGTTAACGATACTTTGGCTAATCTTCCCAATGAAGGAAGATGCGTGTTTCAAGAAATTGGTAAATGCAAAAAAGTAGATAAGCTATCAACAATAGTTCCGATTATAGGAAGCAGAGAAAGAATAGGAACATTAATATTAGCTAGATTCGGTAATCCATTTACTGATGAAGATTTGGTTTTAGTAGAATATAGTGCTACAATAGTTGGGATGGAAATGCTTAGAGCTATGCAAGATGAAATTGCTGAAGATACAAGAAAAAAGGCAGTAGTTCAATTAGCGATAGGAACTCTTTCTTATTCTGAATTAGAAGCAGTTGAGCATATATTTGATGAACTGAATGGAAATGAAGGTTTGCTAGTTGCTTCGAAAATAGCAGACAAAGTTGGAATTACTAGAAGTGTTATAGTAAATGCTTTGAGGAAATTTGAAAGTGCAGGAGTTATTGAATCTAGATCTCTTGGAATGAAGGGAACTTACATTAGAATTTTAAATGAAAAATTAATAGAAGAATTAAGAAAAATTAAATAA
- the rpsB gene encoding 30S ribosomal protein S2, giving the protein MSVISMKQLLEAGVHFGHQTRRWNPKMAPYIFTERNGIYIIDLQKTVKKAEEAYNFIKQVADEGKDILFVGTKKQAQEAIQEEAIRSNMHFVNNRWLGGMLTNFTTIKGRIRKLEQIEKMQEDGTFEVLPKKEVIKLKGEMEKLEKNLGGIRNLDATNVGAMFIVDPRKEKNAILEAKILGIPVVAIVDTNCDPEEVDYVIPGNDDAIRAVKLITAKMADAIIEARQGEQIAE; this is encoded by the coding sequence ATGTCAGTAATATCAATGAAACAATTATTAGAAGCAGGTGTACATTTCGGACACCAAACAAGAAGATGGAACCCTAAGATGGCTCCTTATATCTTCACAGAAAGAAACGGAATCTATATTATAGATCTTCAAAAAACAGTAAAGAAAGCTGAAGAAGCTTATAACTTTATTAAGCAAGTAGCTGATGAAGGTAAAGATATACTTTTCGTTGGGACTAAGAAACAAGCTCAAGAAGCAATACAAGAAGAAGCTATCAGAAGTAACATGCATTTCGTAAATAACAGATGGTTAGGTGGAATGTTAACAAACTTCACTACTATCAAAGGTAGAATTAGAAAATTAGAACAAATTGAAAAAATGCAAGAAGATGGAACTTTCGAAGTTCTTCCTAAGAAAGAAGTTATAAAACTTAAGGGAGAAATGGAAAAGCTTGAAAAAAATCTTGGTGGTATCAGAAATTTAGATGCTACAAATGTTGGAGCAATGTTCATTGTTGATCCAAGAAAAGAAAAGAATGCTATCTTAGAAGCTAAAATCTTAGGAATACCAGTAGTTGCTATCGTAGATACAAACTGTGATCCAGAAGAAGTTGATTACGTAATACCAGGTAATGACGATGCAATCAGAGCTGTTAAATTAATAACTGCTAAAATGGCTGATGCAATTATAGAAGCAAGACAAGGTGAACAAATAGCTGAATAA